From the genome of Salarias fasciatus chromosome 22, fSalaFa1.1, whole genome shotgun sequence:
AAAAGGAACAAGGGAGGGGAGACTGGCTGGAGCATTCATTCATAAATCAACAAACTGGTTGTCAGCACACGGGCTGGTTTCTTTGCGTGGCGCCAATCCCGCTGTGCTCCAGCCGGCGAAGGGCAGCCGAGTCAAATAGTacgccagaaaaaaaaataaaagattataAATACTGAAAGTGATCAGACTGAGGCAGTAGATTGGAGTCATCTGAGTAGTTGATCCCTCCTTGACTGTGGCCTTGCTGAGGTGATCTAATCCTCCACTGACATAAACAAGTCCTTCTTAACGTATCTTTCCCGGAGGTGTCACGCTCTCCATCCGTTAGTTTTATCTTTCAGCTGCAACACTTTGTACTCCCATGCCTGAGCTTATCAATTCACTTCAACAAAAGAGATTTATTGAAGGTTAAAACCATTTATTTTCTTGTAGAGAGAAAGCTAAACTCAtgttccctctgtgtgtgtgtctgtgtgtgtgtgtctgtgtgtgtgtgaggtacgGCCGGCGCttcgtcctgctgctgtccaTCGCTCTCCAGACCGTCTTTGGAGTCGCCGTCGCGTTCGCTCCAAACTTTACCGTCTACGCGATCCTTCGCTTTGCGGTTGGCACCACCATATCAGGGATCATCATCAATGCTTTCGTGCTTGGTACTGGTCGCAAACAcactccatgttttcatgtcttcatgtcacACCCTGCAGTCTGAACATCATGTGTCTTCCTCTATAAGCGCTTCGTTCCTCTTCGCCCCCACTAGAACATCCAGTTCCCTTCATTTTAGCATGCGCACACATTTTGGTCCCTAACACAGTTAGAAATATGCTtccacacgcatgcacgcaatCATGATTTATCATTAAGCTTAAAGAAACATTCCATGCAATAAAAATTTGAAGTGACCTGGCGAGATGTGAGGATAACAGGTTTGGAACAGTAACACTTTAACTTGTCAATCACATTACATGTGGGACATCTGTCTAGACTTTACTGCTACCAAAAGAAATTGTTGCGGTTCAGAGAGTTTTCTCTTTACTTTTACGTCTGGTTTAGTTCAGATGAGAAACAAACCCATGTAACATCTGTGCCGCTTTTACAGACTTGCAAATATATCACTTTAACACCTTTTCCACTTTTTCCTTCATACCTCAAAGCTCCAACCTTCTACCTTCGGTGAACCCAGAACCCATgagtcctcctctcctctcctctcctcgcctctcctctcctctcctctcctctcctccgtcagGTACTGAGTGGACGTGCACCAAGAGACGCATGCTGGCCGGCATCATCACGGACTACGCCTTCGGCCTGGGTTACATGCTGCTAGCGGGAATCGCATATCTGATACGAGACTGGAGGAAACTCCAAGTGGCGATATCAGCCCCGGGCTTTCTGCTCGTCTTCTATATATGGTGGGAAGTCCAGCCTGCGTCTGGACATCAGGCCCTCTGTGTATTCATTCATACGGACATGTGAATGCCCTCTTTGTGATGCTCATTTCCATCCCTGTCGTCTCTCTCTTGACTCTGTCCGCTCTTTCTTCTCTCCCGGTCCTCCGCTTGCTGCCGTCAGGGTGCTCCCCCAGTCTGCCAGGTGGCTTCTGGCCAACGACAGGAGAGAGGAGGCCATCGCGCTCCTCCGCAAGGCTGCAACGGTCAACGGCCGGGTCTTGCCTCCCACTGTTCAGGTGCACCTTGTTCCGTTTCACACCGCCAGGCAAAACACTCTGTCGTAATCTTCGTCTGCAGCTGGCTGAAAAACTACTTTAGTCACAAACTCTCATTTTCTATTCAAGGAGATCCTTATCTGATCTCTTTTTAGCTCCAAACAGCTGGAGTTAACTAACTGGATAGTTCTCATCTTTTACTGAGCTGCTGCACGAGGAGCCGATTATCCTATTTTACATATATCCAACTTGATCCCACTCCAGAGTTTTACTGCCGTGAATCAAATCTCAGTGTGGCTGAAACACTAGCTGCAGTTTAAGGTAAATGATATTCAAACAGAAGTCGGGAGCTTATTTGCTGAGTATATATGGAAACAGGAAGGGATTAAATCAACACCACCTACTTACGGTGCattcatgctgtgtgtgtggaagggACGCCGCGCCTAAAGCAATTATTTGGctcatttaatgtttttatcaTCATTTTCTAACGAGCATCAATGAGAACACAGAGGATTAAAGCTGTAAAGCTGTCCTAGTGCTGAAAACTTAATTTAGCCTTGTCAGACAGAGGTAATAGGTGCCGTAGAAATACTGAGAAAGTATCaagttggttgtttggttgatgaattttttttttttttgggggggggcggcggttcttttttgtttggttcattggttggttgTTTATTAGTTGTATTCTTTTGTTTAGTTGGTTGAGAGTCTGattggttggttttttttggttggttggttggttggattgTTCGTTGACAGGttggtttattgtttttttgtgttggttgtgttggttgttttttttagttggttgagtgttttttttttttttttttggttgttcgGTTGGTCGGTCAGCATTTAACTCCAGTAAGAtcagacacacacttccacagtTTACATCTCAGTAAattttcacaataaagaaaTGCAGCACAGTTTAGTCTATTGTTAAACAAATCTTTAAAAAGATTTTAGTGCAAGAACAGACAAGATGAAGTAAAGCACTTATCTAGCCTCAGCCTTGGTGACTCCTGCCTGATTATGTATCACTGTCAACAAATAATACAGTAAAAGAGAAAACTTACATCTGCATAGAGAAGCCTGTTggtatttaaaaaagagaaaacaacaatgTTTAATGGTACAAcagctgaacctgaacctgcTTATAATATTGAAATTCTTCTCAAAGTTCTTCATTGACTGAAAAGTTCCTGTTTACATCAAGGTGGAGAAGTGTCAGATTGTGGAAGGGGGAAAGCAAAGATACTCAGCCCTCGACCTGGTGAGGACGCCACAGATGAGGAAGAGAGGCTTTATCTTGTTCTACATCTGGTGAGTTTCCGTTTCTTTCGTGTCACTGCGATTCCGACAGAGCTGGAGAATCAGCGTTTGGACTCACCTCTGCACCGTCTGTTTGCTCGGCCAGGTTTGTGAACGTTCTGGTGTATTACGGCCTCTCACTGGGCGTGTCCCGGCTGGGCACCGACCTCTACATGACCCAGTTCGTGTTCGGCTTGGTGGAGATCCCTGCCCGCTCCATGGTTCTGGTCATGCTGCCCTTCAGCCGGCGGTACTCCCAGTCCGCCTTCCTGGCTGTTGGAGGTGTCGCTTGTCTGCTCATGCTCACCATCCCTGCTGGTACGAAGGACACGCTTTAGTTCCGACAGGAAAACATGGCGTCTTCCATGACCTAAATGATgttcctcctgtctgtctgtagATTATCCCAACGTCCTGACTGGTCTTGCCATGGCGGGAAAGTTCGGTATAACAGCGTCGTTTGCTTCCATCTACGTTTACACTGCTGAGATATTTCCCACGGTGCTAAGGTAAATGAGCATTAATGAATCATTTTATATTTCTCTCACATACACTGAATTCCACttatgttgaattttttttttttttttttttttttttaagattaggTCAATAGTCCTTGCAGTAATCATACAGAGGATAAAGCAAAAGCCTTTAACAGTGTTGAAGTGACATTAGAGGAGTTCTAGATAATGATGAAGGACTTGGTGAAATCAGAGCAGGTTAAGGTCGAAAAACAGTTTTagagacacaaacatgaactTTAGCTAAatttaaaattcatatttttttatgttgatttaaagaaaagctATGGTGTCATTTTGGCAATCTATACTGTCTGTCTTTGAACCCTATGAAGGTAATGTAAGACCATTTATATTATTGCATTATTACTAAATCTCTACGACTTGTTTCGGTTGTGCGTTCAGGCAAACGGGGATCGGAGTGACCAGCATGTTTGCGAGGATGGGCGGCGTGTTGGCTCCcatcatcaacatgctgcagaacCACAGCCCCGCCACGCCCCTCGCCATCTTCGGCATGTCGCCACTTCTCGGCGCCCTCCTCGCTCTGGCACTGCCCGAAACCGCTGGCAGGCCGCTGCCCGACACTGTGGACGATGTGGAAAACTGGGACGTCAGGTACTGAGAGGAGACTcagataaacaaataaatacttgAAATTGTTAAAATTATGGGCCCTGAATCAATAATCTATAGAAGTTTAACTTCTTGAATGGAATTATGGAAATAAAGTGTCTGTAAATGTTAACACACCTTCAGAGGTCTGGTGGATTTCGTCCCTCGACGGTTCAAGGCTGCTTAAGAAGCAAAAATGTTGCCCAAAACAATCGCAGATAATGTGGTGGAAGTGGTGAAAGCCTCTCCGTCTCTGTTATGTTGTCAAACTTTTCCTCGGATATCTGTGTTTTGTCTCCGCGCAGGCCGCCTCCCGCCAAGGAAAACCACGAGATGTCTGAAAGCGTCATCCAATCCTCCGGCGGCACCGACAAGCAAGAGCTGCAGCGCTTGGCGAGCCAGACCTAACAGCGACGCGCACATTCCGCTATTCACACGGACGCCAGACGCCAGACCCGTGCTGACCGCCACTATGCAGTAACACGTCAGGATCCGATCAGGAAGCTCTATGCAAGAAAACCAAGCATGATTCACACACTGAGGCAGTTCACAGGTGATCCAGCACACAGCAGACCAATCAGACGTCTCTTGTTTACTGACCTGTGTGACGTTTACACCCTTGCTCTACTTTTGAGAAGGggttaaatatatattttatatgaaTGCTGAGATTCAGAATAGACGCACAAGAGTGCATCATTAGTATGCATTTTCTAATCCGCGGACCAAACACAACCCTTTGTAAAATGACGTGAAGACCGGGGTCAGATAGAATCACCAGCAGAACGTTCGCTCCGCTCTTCCTCATAACTCCTGGTCCTGTTGAGCAACAATTTTTTAAGAtctttttatgtatttttttcagcgtTGAGGGATTTGATGCGTTTTGTGTATTTCATAAAAGGCACCTTCACAATATCTTTGTACAGAAGTGTGCAAGGTCTCTGAGCTGCATTCGGAACGGTCAATCCCTCTTCTTTTGTCCTCTCAATCCATGATAACTGCATGCATTAGTTACCTTTGTTATGCCTAATGTTGCTATTTGTGTACTACTTCAGCTATATTATAGACTTGTCGGGAGAATGTGGGATGTGAATGCATTCGGCATGTGAAGAGATGATTTGAGCTTTATTATTATAGGTTCATTTTCTAGCACTGAATTGTACTCAAATGACGACAGTGGCTGTGATGACTTTGACTTTCAATTAGAagtgtttttgtacattttaaaagtgtttaaGGGCTACATTTTGTGTAAAGGACTACTGCTACTACCGTAATGATTTCCAGGCATGCATTAGATTGAGGCGCAGGGCATGCAATACGCTCTTGAAAAGGCGATGCGGTTACCAAAGGAGCCAAGTACGCTTTGAACGCATGAAATGTAAATGTGGAGGGGGAACTTTTTATTCCACTGCATGAATTTGAGAAGTGTTGAAACACAAACCTTGAGCTCGGCCAAATTATTCATTAAGTTTAACGCCGCGTCAAAGAAACACTATCCTTTTCCCTTCTTATAGCTATCTCAGTCTAATCTCCTGAACTCTTGTCGTGAGAGCGTTGGGCGTCATAAAACGCCACCTGCTTAAAGTTTCTTGTCTTGGTTTGTGAACTTTTGCCCACAACCTGCTGTGATTGGTATTCCGGAACCATATATTATCCTCCTCTGCCAATTTAAACATCCAAAACAACATTTCACCGCCTCTGATTTACCGCCGTCTCTTGACTCTGTGGCAATAGGGTTAAAAAACAAGTCAGGAAATAAACGCTCCAACTATGCCTTACTTCAGCGTGCAGCCTCGTTAGATTAAGCACAGACATTACAacagatgggggaaaaaaaaaaagtgtcagttCTTTATTGAGATGATTCTTTGTTGCATGCAACAGTTTTAAGAGACTTTGAGATTCGACAggaagcggggggggggatatAACACAGTGAGGGTCCAGCCAGCTGGTCATCTAAACTGAGGGCTTTGTGCCCCGACAATTTTTTCTACATGAAATGTGTCACAGACTGTGTTTGACGGACATTAAGGCTTTGTGTTCACGCCCCTCCAGCAATAAACTTGCCTGAAAAAGTGAGCGCTGTCTGCGTACGGTTTTGTTTTCCGTGGATCGCTTGAACATTCGACAACATTTAGGACGTTATTTCCATCATCATCAGCTCAGCTCGATGCAGGCTGCGTCACACTGATCAGAGAGCGACTTGCAGGATATATTAGACTTCATGGTGAAGACTGTGAAGCTAAAGTTAAAAAATTTATTcaatatttcagcaaaaatcACAAATTGGAACAACACATTTggtaaaaacactgttttgacTTTCTTCTTCACACTAAATAAGCTCGGCCTCGGACCTGCAAGTGCCTCAGGCACGTAAAGTGGCTTCAACAGCTTCACTCAGTCTGTCTACGCCAGCGTGACGTACGTGGCGTCGGTGGTGACGCCGCAGTTGTTGTCCTTCATGGACATGAGGATGTAGCCGTCGTTGCCCCAGTAGGTGGACCAGGAGTTCTTCACCAGCCAGTACGGCTCGCCCTGTAAGGTCCCGTATCCCACCGCCAGCACGGCGTGGTCCAGGTCGTCGGGGGTGTTACCTGGCGAACCAACCACTTGCTCAACCTCACAGGAAACACGGTGGCTTGtgtacaaaataaacaaaaaaaggaggacaaatgaCCGGTGAACTCACCACAGGCTGGTTCATAATAGACACCGTGACTGTAGAAAACGAAGGACCGATGCGCGGCGTCAATGCTGATGGCGGCTGGTCCGTTTTTGAAGAGCGCCAGCTTCAGAGCCTCTGCGTCGCCGGACGTGACGTTCGTGTAGCTCTGGATCTTTGCGACGagctgggaggagttcaggtgACAGAATCCGTTCTGTcccagagaaaaagaaaaggtggtGTGAAGCTTGTACGTAAAGAAAACGCAGGGAATGAAATTAAACTtgttgagtttgtaaaaacatcacAATGACTTTGAATTCTTTAAATTATGGCGCTCTGAGTTCCAGAGGGAAGGTTGTGTTTATTTAAACTGTCTCACCATTCCCATATACGCTCCGTAGGTCTCCGTGGTGGCGATGCCGCCGTGCTTCATCATCCACTCGTACGCTCGCCACTCCTCCCCTCCGTCACAGGCGTTGTTGCCGAAGCCCCAAGAACAGTCGATGAGCATCTGCTGGGAGAGGACCTGCAGGGAGCCCGTCTGAAAGACCAGagccaaaacaaaaagtcaGCCCCGCTCAGCATGACGGTTCTCTGAAAAACAGCGCCCGGGGTTTCGCCACCTTTGGAGAGTGACCGCGGCATGCCGGCCTCTCGTGACATTATCTGACCCAAAGGGAGACCAAACGACCGGTTTGAGGTTAAAACAGAAGACATTGCGAAACGTGAATATTTGCCTGGAAATAGAAAGGCAGTCGAAGTTGCTGTCAGATGCTTTTAAGGCCGCTGTAATCAATAGGTTTGCTCGGCCGGCGCCGTGAGATCAGAGGAGTGAATCTGAGCCCGCCCCCCGGGGAGAGGCTCTGTTTATGAGGCGGCCTGCGGGGACAGGGCTGCCGCTCCCTGCTGCCGTGAGGAAGGCTGGCAGAGCCATAAAGACttgctgctggggggggggggggggggggggggggggggtttcgcCACGGTGCCTCCTCCTGGCCAAAGCACAGCGCAAAACAATCAGGAGCACTCCACCTCTGAAAAGATCATTGACTGAGCTCAACCTCAGTGAGCTCGTTACGCCGATGCCTGTGGAGTCACATTAGGTGAAAAACTAATCTCAAAACCACTAGATTTCAAACTCCTTTTGCATTTAAAGGActtaaaatgaacaaattgtTATTATATTTACTCCCCTAACTTTAAAGATTATTaccagatgtgttttttttgattgaaagcTGGGAGACTTGATCAGAAGGCCGCGTGCAACAGCGAAGGGAAGCATGCGGTCCTGTCAGCGGGGCGCCATCATGTTTGGATCATGTTGCTaagcgatggaggaggaggaggaatgccTTTGACGGCGGCCTCCTTCAGGATGGAGGCAGGTCGGAGCTGACATTCACCCaggtttatttattcacttgCACTGTCAAGTCCGCTTAGCGCCGAGCGCGAGCGGCACAATGAGGCGTGTTGTGGACCcgcttctgctgctcagaggagaaaaaaaaaaatcctcaaaggCAATCCAAGATTTCTCTCCAttaaaagagtttttttctttccactccaGTCGATGCTTATTCAGGAGGAACTGTTggatttctctgtaaaagtgccttgagatGACTGCCGTACTTGGCGTTTTTAAATGTTCTGGAAGCAAAATGCTACCAAATATCTGTTTATACTCACTACAAGAGGCTCTGCTCATTTGACCAATTACAAGCAAAACACTCTTTGCccaaaagtcactttttttcatttttttacagGTTAGAGATTACATAAGACAGAACTTTTCATCTTTTGATAACCTCCCCGAGGAAAATTCCACTATTTAAAATTTTACTGGGTTCCCCAGAAGGCAAAGGGCTAGTATCAATGTTGGTTAAActatttctacaaaaaaaaatctctcaacCCACACTGGTAATCAAGCGATTGTGGGAAGAAGATCTCAATATAGTCATTATGGATGATATTTGGAGACAGTCATTAAGCAACCTTCATCACTGTTCCAAAGTTTCTGGTGCTCAATATTTAGGTGGTACTCAAATGTATTTGATATAAATTTGGATCCTGACCTTGAGACTGCATTATTTGGTTATTCTACTGTCATGGAAATTTTGGAGTATAAATTAAATTGTGTGTTAGCATATGGTATGGTCGTTGCCAAGTGATGTATCTTGAGGTTTTGGAAGTTGGACTTCCCTTCTCCTTTTGAAATGTGGCTCCATTAATTCACCAGAATCTTACATATTGAGAAACTGAGTCGTGAGGTGTCGGGTAAATCCCAACAATTTTATTCAGTATGGAGGCCAGTATTAGAATATCTGACACTATAGCCGACCCCTAAATGTAAAAGCAGTTTTGACTAGCTAGTATGGGTTAGAAGGACTGGTATTTTGTTACATAATATTTTTGGTACTCTGTTgcgtgagggttttttttttttgtcttgtcttttttgttttgttttgttttttcttcaaggccaaatttttttcccttttaccAAAGTAATTTGACATGTCAACAGTTTAATGACTGGCGTTGTCCGTTTTTATTTGCAATATGCCTTGTATATATTGtgaaaattcaattaaaaaaaattattgaaaaaaagaaaactgaatttaatctTAACACAGCTGTTAAGTTGTTGTTCTTTTGTGCAATTTATCAAAAAATCCTAACTGtacatgaaacacacatttccatatCTGAACCATTTTACTATAATAcatcttcaacctttttcatttccttcaaTAAAAATTGATTCTATATGCACTTTTTGCATTTTCCAAAGGAAAATGTAAGAATTAAGGCATCTGaatcaaatatttttgaaacGCATTTCTTGTAATGAAACTAAAATACTCAACAATGTATTCAAAAAAGGTTAAAACTTAATCACAACAATGTATATAAATCATTTAGAGATGTTGTGATTTTAAACCATATTTTCATCCTGACAGTGATATGATTCAGAGTGGCTGgtatgaatttttttctttttttttagcttctcTTCATGATGTAACTGAACTTTTAGCAGTGATGCAACATCTAAACTCATTCACCCCAACATGTTTGGTAACGGATGCATTTATACTCGGAGCTGTCTTCATGTAACGTTATTCTTGCGTCGACGTACACAACCGTACAAATGCAGCATAAACGCCACGtcgctgcagcagcactgaaaaTGACAGGCGTCCAGAACCAGATCCGTTGAGGCCACATGCTAAACAGCTGTGGCCTCAAACCTAGGCTGTGTTGTAAGCTGCTCTCAGTGATGTTTACCTTCAGGAAGAGAGCGCCCTCTACTGCTCCAGTGGTGGCAAAGCTCCAGCAGGAGCCGCAGATGGCCTGGTCCTTCACCGGGGTAACGGCGCCTGGGGACGATGAGGCGGGTTATGAGCTGCGTGTCCTGCTGAGCATTTCCTGAATACTGAAGACCGGTTCCTACCGTAAAGCCGCCAGTCCAGAGACTCCGGTACGGAGACTCCCTCATACAGTTTGGAGGGGAAGGGGAGTCCTCTGTTTGGGGTCTTTCCTCGTTTGCTCCCCCTCATGGTGGCAAGCTCCGACATGGTGCGGTCCGACAGGGAGTTCAGAGCGAGGGTGAAGGACAGGCCCGCTCTGTTCTTGGAGTGGACGTACCTGCAGGAACCGGAAAGCGATCCCATCAGAGCCAAGCCGCTTCAGCCTGAACGGTTCAGCTGCGGAGGAGGATGCTCTCACCGGAGGTTGTGGACAAACGCGTGCTCCCTCTTGGCGTGCTCTCGCTTGTCGCTGTACTGACGCTGGAACTTTTCCTTGAAATGGTTGAAGATGTTCTGCGAGTGGCCGACAGCTGAGGTATGGATGAGGTCTTTCATTGGGTTGGCCAACATGTGGTGCTCCACTCCCGGTCCAGGAAACCCTCCACAAGTCATGCCTTTAGGAGGaaatataacaataaaacataaaaacaaagatatcCCCCTCTTGTGATTCCTCTTTTGGGGACGAGGAGGTGAATGTGACAAACCTTCAGGCAGTGAGAAGACTTTCGGGTCCACTTCATTGCTGAACAGCTTGTAATCCACCAGATACTTGTCGTAATGGGAGCCCAGCAGCGTGTTGTAGCCCATCATCTCATAGTGGAGGGGAGTGGCGGTGGAACCCGCTCCTCCCTCTGAATGTGAAACCCACAGTGTGTACGTGTTCTTCTTGTAGCCCACAGTGGTCACATTCTGCCAGACTTCACAGAGGGAGCCTCCGAAGTACTCCATCCTCAAGAACTGTGAAATCAGAATAAAATCAATGACAACTCCGTCCTACTGCAGATGgatttacaataaaattaaatcATACACATCAAGTTTGTGATGTTTCTAAAAGAAAAGCTGCCCGTTTGAAGTAGTCAAAACTACACGGACTGAGATGGATCGAATCGTGTAAACATCAGCAAAAACCTGCTTGGTTCAGGAATATTGCAACTACAGACCTGGGTTTTATCGTTTTtggcattttatttttgtgctgtaaaatattttattgtttgatttAATTGCTGCAAACTTGCTTGTTGCAGAAAAGGCTGCAAGCTCAGTGATGACTGCTTACATTTCACATTACACACACCTGGAAGCCCTCCACGTCGGGCAGCGCCGCCTGCGGTGTGACCGCTTCTTCCTTCGTACCGTTGACCTGAAAGCACTTCATCACATTTAGCTCCTCTTCCGTCGTCTCGGGGCTGATCTTGTAGGAGGCGCCGAACGGCTGCTCCAACCCCAGCTGGAAAGTAGAAACCTGGCCTggtgacaaacacacagctggatgTTAAAGTTGCCAGCTCTCCATGGCCTACAGTCATGAAAAGCCTCGAGCACTGGCTCTCAGCAGTTTTTTCTCCTATTTCAATCACTTCATTTGTGAATTAAAGTCAGATCGAGCAACTTAAAGACAGACAACATATAGAATTACTGGATatataaaagacaaaaatacatcaaaatccAACTAATCcaaaaaaaagcctttctgaTATTAAAACAGGGCTGTTAATGCCTGTCTTGTAGAATGTATGAGGGGGTCATGCATAAacttgttttggtctttttcaGCTGGTTTCCAAAAGGAGCTTACCATAAGGTCAAAGGACATATTGACATGAGGTACTAGGCAGTGATTGTCCTTCAATAGTGCTAAACAGACAGAAACTCTGCcacaacagtcatttcaagtCACGGGCACATGACATGAGTTAGCAGTTTCTCCAGAAGCGCTGATTCTTCCTTTTTCCCCCACTTCCTTTATTGATGCCTGGCCTGGCTTCCTCTGCTACAGCAGGCTCTCCATTTCAAACCACTTCTTCACTCAAGTGTTTTCACGGAGGCCAGTCAGGCGTTTTCTTACCATTGTAGTAGTCAATTCGGCTGGACTTTGCCGCTGGATCAAACCAGGCCTCGAACGGCTCCTTAATCTCAGCATAGGGCAGAGAGATTACCCCTGTAAGGAGACAATCACATGAGTTCAATCCTCACAGAGGAAATGGTACATTATCTAAATATTTTACCATTTACCTTTGACATGATAGGTTTGCCCAAAATCAGGAGGCGATGGGACTGCTTTCCCCTCTGAAgctgagaagagaggagagaatggTGAAATATTCCTGaaagaaatctgtttttaagGCACTTACAGTGTCTTGATGTGTCTGAAACGAGAATTTAATGCCATTTCTGTACAGGAAATATGACTTTATAGGGGAACAATgtacaaaatgtgtgtttaacagGTCTAAACATATGGAAGTGGAGTAAGGAGGTCGACAGATTGAGATCGAGTCAGTAAACAGGTTATTTTAGGAGGAACGTAAACAGTTGTTTACATGTTAGCATGAATATGGTTCCTGTTCATTGACCTACAAGGTTATTTTAACATAACTCAACACAAAACCAGAGAGCGAAGCagaaaaaacattacaaatgtCGTGTTTATTTGCCTTTTCCtgttcagatgtttgtttttttaagaagtcGTCGTTGCTACATTAGCTCAGTGAAAACATCGCGTGGGAAAAGTAAAGGTTTCTCACCGGTGGCAGCCCACAAAACAACAGCTGCGACAAGTAAACGATGCATTATTTCTCCTCGGAGCTCAGACACACGGAAGGAAAAGCAGCCAGGTCTAAATCCAGAAAAACATGACCCCGAGAACGATCCTGTAAGCTTTAAAAACAGttattaaataaagaaaacagcgCAGGTGACGTGACCGACGTCTGATATCCACCAATCAGAGGGCGGGAGGTGAACACATCCTCCAATCAGAAACAAGGGGCGGGGATTATCAGTGCGCTGTCACGTGATTTGTGTCATATGACCTGAGGAAGCCACATGATACTGTGAGGCACAATTTTGTGTAATAGCAATAAAATAAGTTAAGTTCTTctaaacaataaacacattcatcacactttattttattttaatttatgtcTTCGTAAAACACTGTGCATTGCCTGGTGTCTGTGAGATATAAATACACTTGCTTTGCTTTGTCCTGCATATA
Proteins encoded in this window:
- the LOC115409549 gene encoding solute carrier family 22 member 13, with translation MNFDQILSAIGGFGKYQKILYIWICLPQILLAFHMMVSVFTGATPPFQCRSNSSSADGNQTLVPGALTSNLSLPDASCFSSDVLLRGNRTERVPCGRGWVYSQEVFQSTTVTEWDLVCGKAGLNSLGSSIYMFGLLVGSLIFGAMADRYGRRFVLLLSIALQTVFGVAVAFAPNFTVYAILRFAVGTTISGIIINAFVLGTEWTCTKRRMLAGIITDYAFGLGYMLLAGIAYLIRDWRKLQVAISAPGFLLVFYIWVLPQSARWLLANDRREEAIALLRKAATVNGRVLPPTVQVEKCQIVEGGKQRYSALDLVRTPQMRKRGFILFYIWFVNVLVYYGLSLGVSRLGTDLYMTQFVFGLVEIPARSMVLVMLPFSRRYSQSAFLAVGGVACLLMLTIPADYPNVLTGLAMAGKFGITASFASIYVYTAEIFPTVLRQTGIGVTSMFARMGGVLAPIINMLQNHSPATPLAIFGMSPLLGALLALALPETAGRPLPDTVDDVENWDVRPPPAKENHEMSESVIQSSGGTDKQELQRLASQT
- the LOC115409548 gene encoding digestive cysteine proteinase 2 → MHRLLVAAVVLWAATASEGKAVPSPPDFGQTYHVKGVISLPYAEIKEPFEAWFDPAAKSSRIDYYNGQVSTFQLGLEQPFGASYKISPETTEEELNVMKCFQVNGTKEEAVTPQAALPDVEGFQFLRMEYFGGSLCEVWQNVTTVGYKKNTYTLWVSHSEGGAGSTATPLHYEMMGYNTLLGSHYDKYLVDYKLFSNEVDPKVFSLPEGMTCGGFPGPGVEHHMLANPMKDLIHTSAVGHSQNIFNHFKEKFQRQYSDKREHAKREHAFVHNLRYVHSKNRAGLSFTLALNSLSDRTMSELATMRGSKRGKTPNRGLPFPSKLYEGVSVPESLDWRLYGAVTPVKDQAICGSCWSFATTGAVEGALFLKTGSLQVLSQQMLIDCSWGFGNNACDGGEEWRAYEWMMKHGGIATTETYGAYMGMNGFCHLNSSQLVAKIQSYTNVTSGDAEALKLALFKNGPAAISIDAAHRSFVFYSHGVYYEPACGNTPDDLDHAVLAVGYGTLQGEPYWLVKNSWSTYWGNDGYILMSMKDNNCGVTTDATYVTLA